From the Opitutus sp. ER46 genome, one window contains:
- a CDS encoding aldo/keto reductase translates to MPSSQRRLTATFKSPNFGLRATVPLAHGGGIPWLGLGVWQISGDAATERVVRSAIDLGYRSIDTATIYGNERGVGRAVRASGVPREELFVTTKVWNDDIRTGRVAEAFEASLRALGLDYVDLYLVHWPIRGKVVATWKAVEKLLLTGRVKAIGVSNHMVPHLEELLAEAEVVPAVNQIEFHPYLQSRPLLEYCRGKGIQLEAWSPLMVGGAVLQDPTLTAIAARHRKTIAQVILRWDVQGGIVTIPKTQHQERMAENAAIFDFVLSEEEMAAIDALDRDQRTGADPMNVPF, encoded by the coding sequence ATGCCATCTTCCCAGCGGAGACTTACGGCCACCTTCAAGTCACCCAACTTTGGCCTGCGGGCGACGGTGCCGCTCGCGCATGGCGGCGGGATTCCGTGGCTCGGGCTCGGCGTGTGGCAGATCAGCGGCGACGCGGCGACGGAGCGCGTGGTGCGCAGCGCGATCGACCTGGGGTATCGCAGCATCGACACGGCGACAATCTACGGGAATGAGCGGGGAGTAGGCCGGGCGGTGCGGGCCAGCGGGGTGCCGCGCGAGGAATTGTTCGTCACCACGAAGGTGTGGAACGACGATATCCGCACGGGCCGGGTGGCGGAGGCGTTCGAGGCCAGTCTGCGGGCGCTCGGGCTCGATTACGTGGACCTTTATCTCGTGCACTGGCCGATTCGCGGCAAGGTGGTGGCGACGTGGAAGGCGGTGGAGAAACTGCTCCTGACCGGCCGCGTGAAGGCGATCGGCGTGAGCAATCACATGGTGCCGCACCTGGAGGAATTGCTGGCGGAGGCGGAGGTCGTACCAGCCGTGAACCAGATCGAGTTTCACCCGTACCTGCAGAGCCGGCCGCTCCTCGAATATTGTCGGGGAAAGGGGATCCAGCTGGAGGCGTGGAGTCCGCTCATGGTCGGAGGGGCCGTGCTGCAGGATCCGACGCTGACCGCGATTGCCGCGCGGCACCGCAAGACGATCGCGCAGGTGATCCTGCGCTGGGACGTGCAGGGCGGAATCGTGACGATCCCGAAGACGCAGCATCAGGAGCGGATGGCGGAGAATGCCGCCATCTTCGACTTCGTGCTCAGCGAGGAGGAGATGGCGGCGATCGACGCACTGGATCGCGACCAGCGGACAGGGGCTGATCCGATGAACGTGCCGTTCTGA